In Anaerobacillus isosaccharinicus, one genomic interval encodes:
- a CDS encoding YpoC family protein has product MQTVKVPEPFVFVPFFSENEELPLDLKFSLEDALERDPLLFDIYAYLGMNSCIKPWEDRNKHLPMLLEHWKMTEPIITKFFQDRDRIGAMKPMVKMTKLFLAFLFWTNNQPVPNLKNVVIPIHELNIKPVNVEERISYILSTPNHHHAFTQLKELFIELQKKYAVSKLKK; this is encoded by the coding sequence ACCTTTCTTCAGTGAAAATGAAGAATTACCTTTAGACCTTAAATTTTCGCTTGAAGATGCGTTAGAGAGAGATCCGCTGCTTTTTGATATTTATGCTTACTTAGGTATGAACAGTTGCATAAAACCATGGGAAGATAGAAATAAACATCTTCCCATGCTATTAGAGCATTGGAAGATGACTGAACCGATCATTACTAAATTTTTTCAAGATAGAGACAGAATTGGTGCAATGAAGCCAATGGTAAAAATGACTAAGTTATTCTTAGCGTTTTTGTTTTGGACAAATAATCAACCAGTACCTAATTTGAAAAATGTTGTCATCCCGATCCATGAGCTGAACATTAAGCCAGTTAACGTCGAGGAACGAATTAGTTATATACTATCTACTCCTAATCATCACCATGCCTTTACGCAGTTAAAAGAACTTTTTATAGAACTACAAAAAAAATATGCAGTCTCAAAATTAAAAAAGTAA